A window of Tautonia plasticadhaerens contains these coding sequences:
- a CDS encoding MFS transporter, with protein sequence MDLDQRAPEAGAWYEGISRYQWVVLVIASLGWVFDVFEGQIFVASMNEAMPELIPPSASDASIPYYTNLTFAAFLLGGALGGVVFGRLSDRYGRVRVLVWTILMYSMATCLSAFSASWWQMAAFRFLVALGTGGEWAVATALVAEVFPRRARAWSLSIFHASSVLGSWMAAAAGVLLVANPDLGWRWGFVIGAAPALLVLWVRLSLKEPERGPSADPSKPRGSGALGRLFRGPLLRRTLVGVGLATVGLATFWGTHVYGKDRLRGMVEARALAELPEGADDSERADLLASLARPLKHWEMAGMFLVTTGGGIGLVCFGPMADRFGRRGAFLAFHLGGLVAALLLFQVISGVTPVLLFLPVFGFLTLGMHAGYAVYFPELFPTEVRGTGAGFCFNFGRFLAAPILFLSGWLQGPGGRSMRLEDSASLLALLMLVGVALLPFAPETRGQELPG encoded by the coding sequence ATGGATCTGGACCAGCGAGCACCGGAGGCCGGCGCCTGGTACGAGGGGATCTCGCGCTACCAGTGGGTCGTCCTGGTGATCGCCTCGCTCGGCTGGGTGTTCGACGTCTTCGAGGGCCAGATCTTCGTCGCCAGCATGAACGAGGCGATGCCGGAACTGATCCCGCCCTCGGCCTCGGACGCCTCGATCCCCTACTACACGAACCTGACCTTCGCCGCCTTCCTGCTCGGAGGCGCCCTGGGGGGGGTCGTCTTCGGCCGCCTGAGCGACCGTTACGGCCGGGTCCGGGTGCTGGTCTGGACGATCCTGATGTACTCGATGGCCACCTGCCTCTCGGCCTTCTCGGCCTCGTGGTGGCAGATGGCGGCGTTCCGGTTCCTCGTCGCGCTGGGCACCGGCGGGGAGTGGGCCGTGGCGACCGCCCTGGTGGCCGAGGTCTTCCCCCGCCGTGCGAGGGCTTGGTCGCTGTCGATCTTCCACGCCTCCAGCGTGCTCGGCTCCTGGATGGCCGCGGCGGCGGGGGTGCTGCTGGTGGCGAACCCGGACCTGGGCTGGCGATGGGGCTTCGTGATCGGGGCGGCGCCGGCGCTGCTGGTGCTCTGGGTCCGGCTGTCGCTGAAGGAGCCCGAACGGGGGCCCTCCGCCGACCCCTCCAAACCCCGGGGCTCCGGCGCCCTGGGCCGGCTGTTCCGGGGCCCGCTGCTGAGGAGGACCCTCGTCGGGGTCGGCCTGGCGACGGTCGGCCTGGCGACCTTCTGGGGGACCCACGTCTACGGCAAGGACCGCCTCCGGGGGATGGTCGAGGCCCGTGCCCTCGCCGAGTTGCCCGAGGGTGCCGACGACTCCGAGCGGGCCGACCTCCTCGCATCCCTCGCCCGGCCCCTGAAGCACTGGGAGATGGCCGGCATGTTCCTGGTGACGACCGGCGGCGGGATCGGCCTGGTCTGCTTCGGGCCGATGGCGGACCGCTTCGGCCGCCGGGGGGCGTTCCTCGCCTTCCACCTCGGCGGGCTGGTCGCGGCGCTGTTGCTGTTCCAGGTGATCTCCGGGGTGACGCCGGTTCTGCTGTTCCTGCCGGTCTTCGGCTTCCTCACGCTGGGGATGCACGCCGGCTATGCGGTCTATTTCCCCGAGCTGTTCCCGACCGAGGTCCGGGGCACCGGCGCCGGCTTCTGCTTCAACTTCGGGCGGTTCCTCGCCGCCCCCATCCTGTTCCTGAGCGGCTGGCTCCAGGGACCGGGGGGGAGGTCGATGCGGCTGGAAGACTCCGCCTCGCTCCTCGCATTGCTGATGCTCGTCGGCGTCGCCCTGCTGCCCTTCGCTCCCGAGACCCGAGGCCAGGAACTGCCCGGCTGA